The Thermoanaerobaculia bacterium region TTGCCCGACAGGCGTTTCATCGCGGTCGTGTAGGGCACGACGACGAGGTCGTCCTGGTCCCCCATCATCGATCCGCCCTTCTTCTCGAGGACTCCGTCCACCTTGAACGGCACGTTCTTGATGCGGATCATCTGGCCGACCGCGTCGCCCGCCGGGAACAGGTTGTCGGCGACGGTGCCGCCGAGAACGCAGACTTTCGCGGCGGCGCGCACGTCCGAGTCCGTGAAAAACGCGCCCTGCACGGTGTTCCAGGTGCGAACGAGGGGCCACTCGACGCCGACTCCCTGGATCTGCGTGGCCCAGTTCGTCTCGCCGGCGACGATTTGACCGCTCGCGCGGACGCCCGGGGACATGTAGGCGACCGACGGGCAGTCCGCCTTGATCGCGTTCGCGTCTTCCTCGGTCAGGAACGACTGATCGCTGAAGATGTGGGCACCGCTCTGGGTCGAAGCTCCCGGGAAGATCATGACGAAGTTCGAGCCGAGCGACTGGATCTGGGACTGGATCGAACGGGAGGCTCCGGCGCCGATCGCGATCATCGCGATCACGCAACCGACACCGATGATGATCCCGAGCATCGTCAGCGCGGATCGCAGCTTGTTGCGGAGGATCGCCTGGAGACCGACCTTCAGGATCATCATGAACCGTTTCATGCGCTCCTCCCCGCCGCCGCGCTTTCGGCGGCGACCGCGCGCCGCTGCGCGACCGACTCGTCGCTGAGCACCCGGCCGTCTTTGAACACGACGATCCGGCGGGCGAACTGCGCGATGTCCGGCTCGTGCGTGATGAGCACGATCGTCTTGCCGCGCGCGTTCAGCTCCTGGAACACCGCCATCACGTCCTCCGACGTGCGCGAGTCGAGGTTCCCCGTCGGCTCGTCCGCGAGAACGATCGCCGGGTCGTTGATCATCGCCCGTGCGATCGCGACGCGCTGCTGCTGCCCCCCGGAGAGCTGGTTCGGAAAATGATCCTCGCGGCCCGCCAGACCGACCATGGCGAGGCAGCTCCGCGCCTTCTCGGCGCGATGGTCGGCCGCGTGGGTGTCCCGGGCGTAGAGGAGCGGCAGCTCGACGTTCTCGAGCGCCGAGGTGCGCGACAGGAGATTGAACGACTGGAAGACGAAGCCGATCTTCGCATTCCGGATCTCGGCGCGTTCGTCGCGGGACAGCTCCGAGACGTCCTCGCCGTCGAGCCAGTATTTCCCCGACGTCGGCCGGTCGAGACAGCCGACGATGTTCATGAACGTCGACTTCCCGGAGCCCGACGAACCCATCACCGCGATGAACTCGCCGTTCTGGACCGCGAGCGACACGCCGTTCAACGCCCGGACCTCGACGTCCCCCATCCGGTAGATCTTCACGAGATCGGCGACGCGGATGACCTCCGCCATCAGAACCTCATGCGCGGACCGGCCTGCGACGGGCCCTTCGCCGTGACGAGCCCGGTCACGACGAGGTCTCCTTCGCGGAGGTCGCCGGGCTGGATCTCGGTGTACTGCCCGTCGGTGATTCCCGGATGCACCCGCGCGGGTTTGAGCGTCCCGTCCGCCTGGAGCAGGTACACGGTCGGGCCGTTCTCGCGCCGGCCGGTCCGCGGGAGCGATCCCGCGAGCGTCGGTCGCGCCGGAGCGCCGCCGGCGCCGGCGGCAGGCCCCGCTCCGGAGTTCCCGGCGCGCCCCGCGCGCCCTCCCTCCTCGGAGGGAGAGGGCTTGAACCGGAGCGCCGCGTTCGGAATACGGAGCACGCCGCGGTCCGTCGCCACGTCGATCGTGATGTTGGCCGTCATCGACGGCCGGAGCTGCTCGTCGGGGTTGTCCACGGCGACGATCACCGGGTACGTCACGACGTTCTGGTTGACGGTCGCGTTCAGGCGGATCTGCGACACCATCGCGCGGAAGACGCGGTCGGGATAGGCGTCGACGGTGAACCGGACCGGCTGGCCGATTCGCACCCGGCCGATGTCCGCCTCGTCGACGTCCGCCTGGACCTGCATCTTCGTGAGATCCTGAGCGATCGTGAAGAGCGTCGGCGCCTGGAACGAGGCTGCGACCGTCTGGCCCACGTCGTAGGCGCGGTTGACGACGACGCCGTCGATCGGCGACACGATCTTGGAATACTTGAGGTTCGTCTCCGCCTGGGCGAGCGCGGCGCGCGCGAGGTTGACCTGCGCCGCCGCCGCATCGGCGGCCGCCTTGGCATTGTCGTAGTCGGCCTGGGAGGCGAGACCCTGCTGCTGGAGCCGCTGCTGCCGGCCGAAGGCGACCTTCGCGTTTCCCGCGTCGACCTGCGCCTTCTGGAGGTCCGCGCGCCGCTGCTCGATCGTCTGTTCGAACGGCGTCGGGTCGAGCTCGGCGAGGAGCTGTCCCTTCTTCACCCGGCTGTTGAAGTCCGCGTAGAGCTTCGCGATGATCCCGGAGACCTGGCTCCCCACCTGCACGGTGGTCACCGCCGAGATCGCGCCGGTCGCCGAGACGGACATCGTGACGTCTCCCCGGTCGACTTTCGCGGTGCGGTATTTCTCCGGCGCATCGCGCCGGCGCGCGAGCACCACCGCGACGACGACCGCCGCCGCCGCGAGCGCGATCAACAACCCGATCCGGCTCTTCTTCACTCCTTCGCCTCCTCTGATGTCCGGATTGACGGCGTCGTCGGGAAGGCTACTGCCCGCCCGCCCCGGCGACCGCCCGCGAGCCCTCCGTGGAAACGCCCCGGGTAAACGCGGCACGAGGGCTTCCCGTTACGGAAACAACGTTTCGGATGCAAAACTTCCGCCGCCCGGCCGCTTTCGGCGCGCGGCGGGGCGTGGATCA contains the following coding sequences:
- a CDS encoding ABC transporter permease is translated as MKRFMMILKVGLQAILRNKLRSALTMLGIIIGVGCVIAMIAIGAGASRSIQSQIQSLGSNFVMIFPGASTQSGAHIFSDQSFLTEEDANAIKADCPSVAYMSPGVRASGQIVAGETNWATQIQGVGVEWPLVRTWNTVQGAFFTDSDVRAAAKVCVLGGTVADNLFPAGDAVGQMIRIKNVPFKVDGVLEKKGGSMMGDQDDLVVVPYTTAMKRLSGKTKLNVIYVSATSVDTVAQAQTEIDALLRQRHHIAPGQDSDFTMRSQQEFAAMSEQSSKTLSMLLASAAAISLLVGGIGIMNIMLVSVTERTREIGIRMAIGAKGSHVLVQFLIEAITLAVFGGLIGIGLGVGASTFVSKKAGLPVHIAPESIALAFGFAAGIGIFFGFYPARKASRLDPIEALRYE
- a CDS encoding ABC transporter ATP-binding protein, encoding MAEVIRVADLVKIYRMGDVEVRALNGVSLAVQNGEFIAVMGSSGSGKSTFMNIVGCLDRPTSGKYWLDGEDVSELSRDERAEIRNAKIGFVFQSFNLLSRTSALENVELPLLYARDTHAADHRAEKARSCLAMVGLAGREDHFPNQLSGGQQQRVAIARAMINDPAIVLADEPTGNLDSRTSEDVMAVFQELNARGKTIVLITHEPDIAQFARRIVVFKDGRVLSDESVAQRRAVAAESAAAGRSA
- a CDS encoding efflux RND transporter periplasmic adaptor subunit, translated to MKKSRIGLLIALAAAAVVVAVVLARRRDAPEKYRTAKVDRGDVTMSVSATGAISAVTTVQVGSQVSGIIAKLYADFNSRVKKGQLLAELDPTPFEQTIEQRRADLQKAQVDAGNAKVAFGRQQRLQQQGLASQADYDNAKAAADAAAAQVNLARAALAQAETNLKYSKIVSPIDGVVVNRAYDVGQTVAASFQAPTLFTIAQDLTKMQVQADVDEADIGRVRIGQPVRFTVDAYPDRVFRAMVSQIRLNATVNQNVVTYPVIVAVDNPDEQLRPSMTANITIDVATDRGVLRIPNAALRFKPSPSEEGGRAGRAGNSGAGPAAGAGGAPARPTLAGSLPRTGRRENGPTVYLLQADGTLKPARVHPGITDGQYTEIQPGDLREGDLVVTGLVTAKGPSQAGPRMRF